In Kitasatospora gansuensis, a genomic segment contains:
- a CDS encoding RNA polymerase sigma factor, with translation MEISIRARIRAGDAVAFGQLFEEHARVVHRHAARMTGDRTVAEDVVSLTFLEAWRLRAGVAPEGESLRPWLLGIATNVIRNTRRAARRHQKALAKLPPHEVVPDFAAELTGRIADAEQLMAAKAALERLRPAEREVFALYVWEGLDHAAVAEALGKPVGTVRSRLSRARARLRELTDQELARERAERSTQRRSGSGQLTGDRALAVRSTKETIR, from the coding sequence GTGGAGATATCGATACGCGCCCGGATCCGGGCCGGGGACGCGGTGGCGTTCGGACAGCTCTTCGAGGAGCACGCTCGGGTGGTGCACCGGCACGCCGCCCGGATGACCGGGGACCGGACCGTCGCCGAGGACGTGGTCTCGCTGACCTTCCTGGAGGCGTGGCGGCTGCGGGCCGGGGTGGCGCCGGAGGGCGAGAGCCTGCGGCCCTGGCTGCTGGGCATCGCCACCAACGTCATCCGGAACACCCGCCGAGCCGCCCGGCGGCACCAGAAGGCGCTGGCCAAGCTGCCGCCGCACGAGGTGGTCCCCGACTTCGCCGCCGAGCTGACCGGCCGGATCGCCGACGCCGAGCAACTGATGGCCGCCAAGGCCGCGTTGGAGCGGCTGCGCCCGGCCGAGCGTGAGGTGTTCGCGCTCTACGTGTGGGAGGGACTGGACCACGCGGCCGTCGCCGAGGCGCTCGGCAAGCCCGTCGGGACGGTCCGGTCCCGGCTCTCCCGGGCCCGGGCCCGGCTGCGCGAGCTCACGGACCAGGAGCTGGCCAGGGAGCGTGCCGAAAGAAGTACGCAACGCCGGAGCGGCAGCGGACAGCTGACAGGTGACCGCGCACTCGCGGTCCGGTCGACCAAGGAGACGATCCGATGA
- a CDS encoding APC family permease: MRESDLSTDGEHLPEPDLHEKGLRPGAVGLVASVVLSVSSVAPVYALTATLGPTVGQVGLQMPAVFLAGFVPMLLVAFAYRELNRVMPDCGTSFTWTAKAFGPHVGWMCGWGLVVATIIVLSNLAGVAVSFFYLFLARVFEHPSLADLAHNKGVNVLTCIAFVAAATAIAYRGVGLTKEVQYVLVALQLVVLAMFALYAFVKAGQGRSELAIEFSWQWLDPFAVESFAAFTAGLSLSLFIYWGWDTSLTVNEETSGSAKTPGRAALLTMLVILTSYLVVAIAAQRFAGVGSTSYGLGNPETEDNVFAALADPVLGSLAILIFIAVLASSASSLQTTFLPPARTMLAMGTYRAIPARLATVHPRFASPSTATLVSGVGTAVFYSAMTLISDSVLVDTIFALGMMICFYYGLTSYACVWYFRRELTHSFRDFLFKGLFPLTGAVILTLIFAKTAVDTWDPDYGSGTSLFGVGTVFLIGFGLLLLGVVLMLLWQRRAPEYFRGQTLRHDTPSLIVED; this comes from the coding sequence GTGCGCGAGAGTGACCTCAGTACCGACGGCGAACACCTGCCCGAGCCGGACCTGCACGAGAAGGGCCTGCGCCCCGGCGCGGTCGGCCTGGTGGCGAGCGTGGTGCTCAGCGTCTCCTCGGTCGCACCGGTGTACGCGCTGACCGCGACCCTGGGGCCGACGGTCGGTCAGGTCGGGCTGCAGATGCCCGCGGTGTTCCTGGCCGGGTTCGTGCCGATGCTGCTGGTGGCCTTCGCCTACCGGGAGCTGAACCGGGTGATGCCGGACTGCGGCACCTCGTTCACCTGGACCGCGAAGGCGTTCGGCCCGCACGTCGGCTGGATGTGCGGCTGGGGTCTGGTGGTGGCGACCATCATCGTGCTCTCCAACCTGGCCGGAGTGGCGGTCTCGTTCTTCTACCTCTTCCTGGCCCGGGTCTTCGAGCACCCGAGCCTGGCCGATCTGGCGCACAACAAGGGCGTCAACGTCCTGACCTGCATCGCCTTCGTCGCGGCGGCCACCGCGATCGCGTACCGGGGGGTCGGCCTCACCAAGGAGGTCCAGTACGTCCTGGTGGCGCTCCAGTTGGTGGTGCTGGCGATGTTCGCCCTGTACGCGTTCGTCAAGGCCGGCCAGGGGCGCTCCGAGCTGGCCATCGAATTCAGCTGGCAGTGGCTGGACCCGTTCGCGGTCGAGTCCTTCGCCGCCTTCACCGCCGGGCTCTCGCTCTCGCTCTTCATCTACTGGGGCTGGGACACCTCACTGACCGTCAACGAGGAGACCAGCGGCAGCGCGAAGACCCCCGGCCGGGCCGCGCTGCTCACCATGCTGGTCATCCTCACCAGCTACCTGGTGGTCGCGATCGCGGCCCAGCGGTTCGCCGGGGTCGGCAGCACCTCGTACGGCCTGGGCAATCCCGAGACCGAGGACAACGTCTTCGCCGCGCTGGCCGATCCGGTGCTCGGCAGCCTGGCGATCCTGATCTTCATCGCCGTGCTGGCCAGCTCCGCGTCCAGCCTGCAGACCACCTTCCTGCCGCCGGCCCGCACCATGCTCGCGATGGGCACCTACCGGGCCATCCCGGCCCGGCTGGCCACCGTCCACCCGCGGTTCGCCAGTCCGTCCACCGCGACCCTGGTCTCCGGGGTCGGCACCGCGGTCTTCTACTCGGCGATGACCCTGATCAGCGACAGCGTGCTGGTGGACACCATCTTCGCGCTCGGCATGATGATCTGCTTCTACTACGGCCTCACCTCGTACGCCTGCGTCTGGTACTTCCGCCGTGAACTCACCCACTCGTTCCGGGACTTCCTCTTCAAGGGGCTGTTCCCGCTGACCGGCGCGGTAATTCTCACCCTGATCTTCGCCAAGACCGCCGTCGACACCTGGGACCCGGACTACGGCTCCGGCACCTCACTGTTCGGCGTCGGCACCGTCTTCCTGATCGGCTTCGGCCTGCTGCTGCTCGGCGTGGTGCTGATGCTGCTCTGGCAGCGCCGCGCCCCCGAGTACTTCCGGGGGCAGACCCTGCGCCACGACACCCCGTCGCTGATCGTCGAGGACTGA
- a CDS encoding zinc-binding dehydrogenase, with product MDGTMRAVVLAAPGPVEQLSVVRLPKPEPAPGWVRIKVEAFGLNRSELHTRLGLAEGVTFPRVPGIEATGTVDLDPDGVLRPGQQVVTMMGGMGRTFDGGYAEYTVVPREQVVPFASGLPWEVLGAVPETLQTAYGSLTVGLDLTPGQSLLIRGGTSALGLVAATLAKDLGATVLSTTRNPDRLGALAGHGVDHPLVDDGKVAEQVRAILPDGVDAALELVGTPTLPDTLAAARVHGTVCFTGMLSNQWTVPDFYPIGYLPRGVRLAAYSGEAADLPPEVLQRYLDRIAAGEIGVGPTHVYRLDEIRDAHTDLEHGHRFGKLVVRVN from the coding sequence ATGGACGGCACGATGCGGGCCGTGGTGCTGGCGGCGCCGGGGCCGGTGGAGCAGCTGAGCGTGGTCCGGCTGCCGAAGCCGGAGCCCGCGCCCGGCTGGGTGCGGATCAAGGTGGAGGCGTTCGGGCTGAACCGCTCCGAGCTGCACACCCGGCTCGGCCTGGCCGAGGGCGTGACCTTCCCCCGGGTGCCCGGCATCGAGGCCACCGGCACGGTGGACCTGGACCCGGACGGCGTGCTGCGCCCCGGGCAGCAGGTGGTGACGATGATGGGCGGCATGGGCCGGACCTTCGACGGCGGGTACGCCGAGTACACGGTGGTGCCGCGCGAGCAGGTCGTCCCGTTCGCCTCCGGGCTGCCCTGGGAGGTGCTGGGCGCCGTCCCGGAGACCCTGCAGACCGCGTACGGCTCGCTCACCGTCGGGCTCGACCTGACACCGGGTCAGTCGCTGCTGATCCGGGGCGGCACCTCGGCGCTCGGCCTGGTCGCGGCCACCCTGGCCAAGGACCTCGGCGCCACCGTGCTGTCCACCACCCGCAACCCCGACCGGCTCGGCGCGCTGGCCGGGCACGGCGTCGACCACCCGCTGGTGGACGACGGCAAGGTGGCCGAGCAGGTCCGGGCGATCCTCCCGGACGGGGTGGACGCGGCGCTCGAACTGGTCGGCACCCCGACCCTGCCGGACACCCTGGCGGCGGCCCGGGTGCACGGCACCGTCTGCTTCACCGGGATGCTCTCCAACCAGTGGACCGTGCCCGACTTCTACCCCATCGGCTACCTGCCGCGCGGTGTCCGGCTGGCCGCCTACTCCGGCGAGGCCGCCGACCTGCCGCCCGAGGTGCTGCAGCGCTACCTGGACCGGATCGCCGCCGGGGAGATCGGCGTCGGCCCGACCCACGTCTACCGGCTGGACGAGATCAGGGACGCCCACACCGACCTCGAACACGGCCACCGGTTCGGCAAGCTCGTGGTGCGGGTGAACTGA
- a CDS encoding serine protein kinase RIO, with the protein MRERFADSDSFSRIRPKGGARRGRRTERFDDFEPEHFPADILSAADPSGYGAESAAPAPEGPVQGDRWSTWDQSTPTEMGPEPRPDWVVTELAAVDTELGIVKTGKEADVFLLERGVPGTRRRTLMAAKRYRDAQHRMFHRDSGYLEGRQHKESRVSRAMAKRTAFGKDAIAGQWAAAEFTALCRLWSAGMAVPYPVQITGTEILMEFVGDEDGVAARRLAQFAAEEVDLDDLWEQLGHSLSVLARLGYAHGDLSAYNILVHRGRLVIIDVPQIVDVIANPRGRSFLERDVQNVGAWFVARGLPQTRVDGLVDVLAFDARLD; encoded by the coding sequence GTGCGCGAGCGCTTTGCCGACAGCGATTCCTTCTCCCGTATCCGCCCCAAGGGCGGCGCCCGGCGCGGACGTCGGACCGAACGGTTCGACGACTTCGAGCCCGAGCACTTCCCCGCCGACATCCTCTCTGCCGCCGATCCGTCCGGTTACGGCGCCGAATCCGCCGCCCCGGCCCCCGAGGGACCGGTCCAGGGCGACCGCTGGTCCACCTGGGATCAGTCCACCCCCACGGAGATGGGGCCGGAGCCCCGCCCTGACTGGGTGGTGACCGAACTGGCCGCCGTCGACACCGAATTGGGCATCGTCAAGACCGGCAAGGAGGCTGACGTCTTCCTGCTGGAGCGCGGTGTGCCGGGCACCCGGCGCCGGACGCTGATGGCGGCCAAGCGTTACCGGGACGCCCAGCACCGGATGTTCCACCGCGACTCCGGCTACCTGGAGGGCCGCCAGCACAAGGAGTCCCGGGTCAGCCGGGCGATGGCCAAGCGGACCGCCTTCGGCAAGGACGCGATCGCCGGGCAGTGGGCGGCGGCCGAGTTCACGGCACTGTGCCGACTCTGGTCGGCCGGGATGGCGGTGCCGTACCCGGTGCAGATCACCGGCACCGAGATCCTGATGGAGTTCGTCGGTGACGAGGATGGTGTGGCCGCGCGGCGGCTCGCCCAGTTCGCCGCCGAGGAGGTCGACCTCGACGACCTGTGGGAGCAGCTCGGCCACAGTCTGTCGGTGCTCGCCCGGCTGGGCTACGCCCACGGCGACCTGTCGGCGTACAACATCCTGGTGCACCGGGGCCGACTGGTCATCATCGACGTGCCGCAGATCGTGGACGTGATCGCGAACCCGCGTGGCCGCTCGTTCCTGGAGCGGGACGTGCAGAACGTCGGGGCCTGGTTCGTCGCCCGTGGTCTGCCGCAGACGCGGGTCGACGGGCTGGTCGACGTGCTGGCGTTCGACGCCCGGCTGGACTGA
- a CDS encoding 8-amino-7-oxononanoate synthase, with product MVNSAAPVTAEPLAPAAVFDWLDQAADLRAAAGLTRTLRSRPAEDPVLDLAGNDYLGLVRHPAVTRAAADAALRWGGGATGSRLVTGTTALHTELERELADFCGAEAALVFSSGYAANLAALTALTDPDTLIVSDAYNHASLIDGCRLSRSQVHRAPHDDPAAVAEVLAARTQPRALVVSDSVFSVDGNAARVGELSAAARAHGAALLIDDAHGLGVLGPGGSGAVAAAGLAGAPDTVATVTLSKSLGSQGGAVVGPRRVIRHLTETARTFIFDTGLAPAAAGAALAALRLLRAEPERAERAREVARLLSAQLTAAGLRASTPDAAVVSVRAPGPEAAVAWAADCRTAGLAVGCFRPPSVPDGISRLRLTARGDLTDAQIAHAVDVIRRTAPLG from the coding sequence ATGGTCAACTCCGCTGCGCCCGTCACCGCCGAGCCGCTGGCTCCCGCCGCCGTCTTCGACTGGCTGGACCAGGCCGCCGACCTGCGGGCCGCCGCCGGGCTGACCCGGACGCTGCGCAGCCGCCCCGCCGAGGACCCGGTGCTCGACCTGGCCGGCAACGACTACCTCGGGCTGGTCCGCCACCCGGCCGTGACCCGGGCCGCCGCCGACGCCGCCCTGCGCTGGGGCGGCGGCGCCACCGGCTCCCGCCTGGTCACCGGGACGACCGCGCTGCACACCGAACTCGAACGGGAACTGGCCGACTTCTGCGGGGCCGAGGCTGCCCTGGTCTTCTCCTCCGGCTACGCCGCGAACCTGGCCGCGCTGACCGCGCTGACCGACCCCGACACGCTGATCGTCTCGGACGCCTACAATCACGCCTCGCTGATCGACGGCTGCCGCCTCTCCCGCAGCCAGGTGCACCGGGCCCCGCACGACGACCCGGCCGCCGTCGCCGAGGTGCTGGCCGCGCGGACCCAGCCGCGCGCGCTGGTGGTCAGCGACTCGGTGTTCTCGGTGGACGGCAACGCCGCCCGGGTCGGCGAGCTCTCCGCCGCCGCCCGCGCGCACGGCGCCGCGCTGCTGATCGACGACGCGCACGGCCTCGGCGTGCTCGGCCCCGGCGGCAGCGGCGCGGTGGCCGCCGCCGGACTGGCCGGCGCCCCCGACACGGTCGCCACCGTCACCCTCTCCAAGTCGCTCGGCTCGCAGGGCGGCGCGGTGGTCGGCCCCCGACGGGTGATCAGGCACCTCACCGAGACCGCCAGGACCTTCATCTTCGACACCGGCCTGGCCCCCGCCGCCGCCGGAGCGGCACTGGCCGCGCTGCGCCTGCTGCGGGCCGAACCGGAGCGCGCCGAGCGGGCCCGCGAGGTGGCCCGGCTGCTGTCGGCCCAGCTCACCGCCGCTGGACTGCGGGCCAGCACCCCGGACGCCGCCGTGGTCTCGGTCCGCGCCCCCGGCCCCGAGGCCGCGGTGGCCTGGGCCGCCGACTGCCGTACCGCCGGTCTCGCGGTCGGCTGCTTCCGCCCGCCGTCCGTGCCCGACGGCATCTCCCGGCTCCGGCTGACCGCGCGCGGCGACCTGACGGACGCCCAGATCGCGCACGCCGTGGACGTGATCCGCCGCACCGCCCCGCTGGGGTGA
- a CDS encoding YdcF family protein → MIAYALATLLLLLFGRNVRRDRRRFSNAVLLGLAVVFFALGVLGELDRMPPGVLDAVEVLTPFAAVLAAVAVAVCLLANGVVMARQEGSGRPANLLSLGTGLAVLGVLALLWTAARVDSTALHVVAGAVLLPAGYLAFLLLCFLGYAWLYGRLPVRRDVDFVVVLGAGLVDGDRVPPLLAARLDRAFDLCAAQDARGRPPVLVVSGGKGSDEQCSEAAAMARYLTGRGIPADRIRLEDRSRNTAENMEFSAAVMAAERERYRCVVVTNDFHVLRTALITRRAGVPGQVTGAPTAGYYWPSAVLREFVAVLVSYPVTNACALLLLVLLGGAAGWHD, encoded by the coding sequence ATGATCGCCTACGCGCTCGCCACCCTGCTCCTGCTGCTCTTCGGGCGGAACGTCCGCCGGGACCGGCGCCGGTTCAGCAACGCCGTGCTGCTCGGGCTCGCGGTGGTCTTCTTCGCGTTGGGCGTGCTCGGTGAGCTCGACCGGATGCCGCCCGGGGTGCTGGACGCCGTGGAGGTGCTGACCCCGTTCGCTGCCGTGCTGGCCGCCGTGGCGGTGGCGGTCTGCCTGCTCGCCAACGGGGTGGTGATGGCCCGTCAGGAGGGCAGTGGGCGGCCGGCCAATCTGCTGTCGCTGGGGACCGGGCTGGCCGTGCTCGGGGTGCTCGCGCTGCTCTGGACGGCGGCCCGGGTCGACTCGACGGCGCTGCACGTGGTGGCGGGTGCGGTGCTGCTGCCCGCCGGGTACCTGGCCTTCCTGCTGCTCTGCTTCCTCGGGTACGCCTGGCTGTACGGGCGGCTGCCGGTCCGTCGCGACGTGGACTTCGTCGTCGTGCTCGGCGCCGGGCTGGTCGACGGCGACCGGGTGCCCCCGTTGCTGGCGGCCCGACTGGACCGGGCCTTCGACCTCTGCGCGGCGCAGGACGCCCGGGGCCGTCCGCCGGTGCTGGTGGTCTCCGGCGGCAAGGGCTCCGACGAGCAGTGCTCGGAGGCCGCCGCGATGGCCCGGTACCTGACGGGGCGTGGGATCCCGGCCGACCGGATCCGGCTGGAGGATCGGTCCCGGAACACCGCCGAGAACATGGAGTTCAGCGCGGCCGTGATGGCGGCCGAGCGGGAGCGGTACCGCTGCGTGGTGGTGACCAACGACTTCCACGTCCTGCGCACCGCGCTGATCACCCGCCGGGCCGGCGTCCCCGGCCAGGTGACCGGTGCGCCGACCGCGGGCTACTACTGGCCGAGCGCCGTGCTGCGGGAGTTCGTCGCGGTATTGGTGTCGTACCCCGTCACCAACGCCTGTGCGCTCCTGCTGCTGGTGCTGCTCGGCGGCGCGGCCGGCTGGCACGACTGA